A single Chaetodon trifascialis isolate fChaTrf1 chromosome 18, fChaTrf1.hap1, whole genome shotgun sequence DNA region contains:
- the gfod1 gene encoding glucose-fructose oxidoreductase domain-containing protein 1: MLPGVGVFGTSLTTRVIIPLLKNEGFAVKALWGRTQEEAEELAKEMNVPFYTNRIDDVLLHQDVDLVCINLPPPLTRQIAVKTLGIGKNVICDRTATPLDAFRMMSAAQYYPKLLSIMGNVLRFLPAFVRMKELLEEGYIGELLVCEAQVHSGSLLGKKYNWSCDDLMGGGGLHSVGSYIIDLLTFLTGQRAAKVHGFLKTFVKQTDHIRGIRQITSDDFCTFQMVLEGGACCTVTLNFNVPGEFRQEVIVVGTVGRLTVMGTDLYGQKNSGGGASGGGPELLLKDTTPLEKASLPEKAFSDIPSPYLIGTIRMIQAVRQAFQDQDDRRTWDGRPLTMAATFEDCLYALCVVDTIKKSNQCGEWQNIVVMTEEPEISPAYLISEAMRRSRMSLYC, encoded by the exons ATGCTTCCAGGGGTCGGCGTGTTCGGCACCAGCCTGACCACCAGGGTGATTATCCCGCTGCTGAAGAATGAGGGCTTCGCCGTCAAAGCGCTGTGGGGCCGGAcgcaggaggaggcggaggagctGGCCAAGGAGATGAACGTACCGTTTTACACCAACCGGATCGACgacgtgctgctgcatcaggaCGTGGATCTGGTCTGCATCAACCTGCCGCCGCCTCTGACGCGGCAGATCGCAGTCAAAACACTGG GTATTGGAAAGAACGTCATCTGTGACCGGACAGCAACGCCTCTGGATGCCTTCCGAATGATGTCAGCAGCCCAGTACTACCCCAAGTTGCtgagcattatgggaaatgtgctACGGTTCTTGCCGGCCTTTGTTCGGATGAAGGAGTTGTTGGAAGAAGGGTACATCGGGGAGCTTCTGGTGTGTGAGGCCCAG GTCCACAGTGGTAGTCTCCTGGGGAAGAAATACAACTGGAGCTGTGATGACCTAATGGGAGGTGGTGGTCTGCATTCTGTGGGCAGTTACATCATCGACCTGCTTACGTTTCTGACTGGTCAGCGTGCAGCAAAAGTCCATGGCTTCCTCAAGACCTTCGTCAAACAAACAGATCACATCCGGGGCATCCGCCAGATCACCAGTGATGACTTCTGCACGTTCCAGATGGTACTGGAGGGAGGCGCCTGCTGCACCGTCACGCTCAACTTCAACGTGCCTGGAGAGTTTCGGCAGGAGGTGATCGTCGTGGGTACGGTCGGCAGGTTAACGGTCATGGGGACGGACCTCTACGGACAGAAGAACAGCGGGGGCGGAGCAAGCGGGGGAGGTCCGGAACTCTTGCTCAAAGACACCACGCCTCTTGAGAAGGCCTCCTTGCCGGAGAAGGCCTTCAGTGACATACCATCCCCGTACCTCATCGGAACGATCCGCATGATCCAGGCTGTGCGGCAGGCCTTTCAGGATCAAGACGACAGGAGGACGTGGGACGGCAGGCCTCTGACAATGGCCGCTACCTTTGAGGACTGTCTTTACGCTCTTTGTGTGGTGGATACCATCAAGAAATCCAACCAGTGTGGAGAATGGCAGAACATTGTGGTGATGACGGAGGAACCGGAGATCAGCCCAGCCTATTTGATTAGCGAAGCCATGCGGCGGAGTAGGATGTCACTCTACTGTTAA